Proteins encoded by one window of Panicum virgatum strain AP13 chromosome 7N, P.virgatum_v5, whole genome shotgun sequence:
- the LOC120683975 gene encoding glutathione S-transferase T2-like — MTDAPPPYPYPPYPYPPYPYPPPPTFTTSAPHGHAGGAASAGSENEGGGTTAPCRPAIPKKRNEWTPADEEKLVNAWLMHSVDCVDGNSKSGPTFWGQISDTYNATTDPLRHRTAKQLKDHWSMYNARVSLFNAIYNQEVSKRQSGADDDMVMDEAKARYARRAGHEFKLFHWWEAVRHQPKWSVKHGGGPNIDVSKRSRLGASGEYSSGSRETDEEVNRPPGRDRSKAAARKGKGKVGSSSHTSTDSAEMGEKLEDLCKITHEYAQAKLWKQWNILSSRSTDGMTDAQKKVHDRALKRLQQQLHLNDDDE; from the exons ATGACCGATGCTCCTCCGCCATATCCCTACCCTCCATATCCGTACCCTCCATACCCCTACCCTCCGCCTCCCACATTCACGACATCTGCCCCTCACGGTCATGCTGGAGGTGCTGCCTCCGCTGGCTCGGAGAATGAAGGCGGGGGTACGACCGCACCATGTCGTCCAGCCATTCCCAAAAAGAGGAATGAGTGGACGCCCGCAGACGAGGAGAAACTG GTTAATGCTTGGTTGATGCACTCGGTCGATTGCGTGGACGGAAACAGCAAGAGCGGCCCAACCTTTTGGGGCCAAATAAGCGACACCTACAACGCCACCACCGACCCACTCCGACACCGCACCGCCAAGCAACTGAAGGATCATTGGTCCATGTACAATGCACGGGTCTCCTTGTTCAATGCAATATACAACCAAGAAGTGTCGAAGCGGCAAAGTGGAGCCGACGACGACATGGTGATGGACGAAGCCAAAGCAAGGTATGCACGAAGGGCTGGCCATGAGTTTAAGCTTTTTCATTGGTGGGAAGCTGTCCGTCACCAGCCGAAATGGTCAGTGAAGCATGGTGGTGGGCCGAATATAGACGTGTCGAAGAGATCACGTCTCGGAGCTTCCGGTGAGTATAGCTCCGGCTCTCGGGAGACCGACGAGGAGGTGAACCGTCCCCCGGGTCGTGATAGATCGAAGGCGGCTGCGCGGAAGGGTAAGGGGAAGGTAGGCTCAAGCAGCCATACTTCTACTGATTCCGCAGAGATGGGCGAAAAGTTGGAAGATCTTTGCAAGATCACCCACGAGTACGCTCAAGCAAAACTGTGGAAGCAGTGGAACATACTCAGTTCACGCTCGACGGACGGTATGACGGATGCTCAGAAGAAGGTTCATGACCGAGCGTTAAAACGTCTGCAACAACAGCTTCACctcaacgacgacgacgagtag
- the LOC120682295 gene encoding N-acylphosphatidylethanolamine synthase-like isoform X5 gives MWGFKGFPTSDAMLGRWVLTAEDICFRNVVMSYVFRLGKCVPITRGGGIYQEHMNEALDVLVNGGWLHSFPEGKIAQDDQPIRRLKWGTPSLIVRAPITPIVLPIVHSGFEKVMPENLFFGRRPPVPLWGKKIDIIIGEPIEFDMASLKQEAAMVPHDPSSVRKGWPTITPGGLDEAAQRWLYQKMSDKIQSVMERLRKKLLNLKQH, from the exons ATGTGGGGATTCAAGGGTTTTCCAACTTCAGATGCAATGCTTGGAAGGTGGGTGCTGACAGCAGAAGATATATGCTTCAGGAATGTAGTCATGTCTTACGTGTTTCGACTTG GGAAATGTGTACCAATCACACGAGGGGGTGGAATCTATCAAGAACACATGAATGAAGCTCTTGACGTGCTTGTCAATGGAGGCTGG TTGCATTCATTCCCTGAAGGAAAAATTGCCCAGGATGATCAGCCAATTAGAAGATTGAAATGGGGAACTCCCAGTCTTATTGTCCGAGCACCAATAACTCCAATTGTTTTACCAATTGTTCACTCTGGTTTTGAAAAG GTCATGCCAGAGAATTTGTTCTTTGGACGGCGACCACCAGTGCCACTCTGGGGCAAGAAGATAGATATCATCATTGGAGAGCCAATAGAGTTTGACATGGCAAGCTTGAAGCAAGAGGCAGCAATGGTACCCCACGATCCATCCTCTGTAAGGAAGGGGTGGCCGACCATTACACCAGGTGGGCTAGACGAGGCTGCACAGAGATGGCTTTACCAGAAGATGTCAGATAAGATCCAGTCTGTGATGGAGAGACTGCGGAAAAAACTTCTGAATCTGAAGCAGCACTGA
- the LOC120682295 gene encoding N-acylphosphatidylethanolamine synthase-like isoform X2, giving the protein MEASADAGAAAAAAAAAARTLRWAGRAGHLGGFPRAAVFAAVGAFAKAYASLLNTTTVHNADVLLRLVSARPLGTPLLTVSNHMSTVDDPLMWGFKGFPTSDAMLGRWVLTAEDICFRNVVMSYVFRLGKCVPITRGGGIYQEHMNEALDVLVNGGWLHSFPEGKIAQDDQPIRRLKWGTPSLIVRAPITPIVLPIVHSGFEKVMPENLFFGRRPPVPLWGKKIDIIIGEPIEFDMASLKQEAAMVPHDPSSVRKGWPTITPGGLDEAAQRWLYQKMSDKIQSVMERLRKKLLNLKQH; this is encoded by the exons ccgccgctgccgctgcgcgAACGCTGCGGTGGGCGGGCCGCGCTGGGCACCTGGGCGGCTTCCCCCGCGCTGCGGTGTTCGCCGCCGTGGGCGCGTTCGCCAAGGCCTACGCCTCGCTGCTTAACACCACCACCGTCCACAACGCCGACGTGCTGCTCCGCCTCGTCTCGGCGCGGCCCCTCGGGACTCCGCTCCTCACCGTCAGCAACCACATGTCCAC GGTAGATGATCCGCTTATGTGGGGATTCAAGGGTTTTCCAACTTCAGATGCAATGCTTGGAAGGTGGGTGCTGACAGCAGAAGATATATGCTTCAGGAATGTAGTCATGTCTTACGTGTTTCGACTTG GGAAATGTGTACCAATCACACGAGGGGGTGGAATCTATCAAGAACACATGAATGAAGCTCTTGACGTGCTTGTCAATGGAGGCTGG TTGCATTCATTCCCTGAAGGAAAAATTGCCCAGGATGATCAGCCAATTAGAAGATTGAAATGGGGAACTCCCAGTCTTATTGTCCGAGCACCAATAACTCCAATTGTTTTACCAATTGTTCACTCTGGTTTTGAAAAG GTCATGCCAGAGAATTTGTTCTTTGGACGGCGACCACCAGTGCCACTCTGGGGCAAGAAGATAGATATCATCATTGGAGAGCCAATAGAGTTTGACATGGCAAGCTTGAAGCAAGAGGCAGCAATGGTACCCCACGATCCATCCTCTGTAAGGAAGGGGTGGCCGACCATTACACCAGGTGGGCTAGACGAGGCTGCACAGAGATGGCTTTACCAGAAGATGTCAGATAAGATCCAGTCTGTGATGGAGAGACTGCGGAAAAAACTTCTGAATCTGAAGCAGCACTGA
- the LOC120682295 gene encoding N-acylphosphatidylethanolamine synthase-like isoform X1 has protein sequence MEASADAGAAAAAAAAAARTLRWAGRAGHLGGFPRAAVFAAVGAFAKAYASLLNTTTVHNADVLLRLVSARPLGTPLLTVSNHMSTIGATYQWTCGTIGAGVDSDFSLQSMVDLGVVFFSLHMVDDPLMWGFKGFPTSDAMLGRWVLTAEDICFRNVVMSYVFRLGKCVPITRGGGIYQEHMNEALDVLVNGGWLHSFPEGKIAQDDQPIRRLKWGTPSLIVRAPITPIVLPIVHSGFEKVMPENLFFGRRPPVPLWGKKIDIIIGEPIEFDMASLKQEAAMVPHDPSSVRKGWPTITPGGLDEAAQRWLYQKMSDKIQSVMERLRKKLLNLKQH, from the exons ccgccgctgccgctgcgcgAACGCTGCGGTGGGCGGGCCGCGCTGGGCACCTGGGCGGCTTCCCCCGCGCTGCGGTGTTCGCCGCCGTGGGCGCGTTCGCCAAGGCCTACGCCTCGCTGCTTAACACCACCACCGTCCACAACGCCGACGTGCTGCTCCGCCTCGTCTCGGCGCGGCCCCTCGGGACTCCGCTCCTCACCGTCAGCAACCACATGTCCAC CATTGGTGCCACATATCAGTGGACTTGTGGAACGATTGGAGCCGGTGTTGATTCGGATTTCAGCCTACAGAGTATGGTGGATCTCGGAGTAGTGTTTTTTTCCCTGCACAT GGTAGATGATCCGCTTATGTGGGGATTCAAGGGTTTTCCAACTTCAGATGCAATGCTTGGAAGGTGGGTGCTGACAGCAGAAGATATATGCTTCAGGAATGTAGTCATGTCTTACGTGTTTCGACTTG GGAAATGTGTACCAATCACACGAGGGGGTGGAATCTATCAAGAACACATGAATGAAGCTCTTGACGTGCTTGTCAATGGAGGCTGG TTGCATTCATTCCCTGAAGGAAAAATTGCCCAGGATGATCAGCCAATTAGAAGATTGAAATGGGGAACTCCCAGTCTTATTGTCCGAGCACCAATAACTCCAATTGTTTTACCAATTGTTCACTCTGGTTTTGAAAAG GTCATGCCAGAGAATTTGTTCTTTGGACGGCGACCACCAGTGCCACTCTGGGGCAAGAAGATAGATATCATCATTGGAGAGCCAATAGAGTTTGACATGGCAAGCTTGAAGCAAGAGGCAGCAATGGTACCCCACGATCCATCCTCTGTAAGGAAGGGGTGGCCGACCATTACACCAGGTGGGCTAGACGAGGCTGCACAGAGATGGCTTTACCAGAAGATGTCAGATAAGATCCAGTCTGTGATGGAGAGACTGCGGAAAAAACTTCTGAATCTGAAGCAGCACTGA